From Eleftheria terrae, the proteins below share one genomic window:
- a CDS encoding ABC transporter ATP-binding protein — MIELRDLTKSYPTPHGRRYVFRNLNFTFPGGTSVGLIGPNGAGKSTLMRLLGGIDAPDSGDVHTDESISWPVGLGGAFQGSLTGRDNAKFVCRIYGATGEAMREKLRFVQSFAEIGEYFDLPVKSYSSGMRSRLAFGLSMAFDFDYYLIDEVMAVGDAQFKKKSQDVFRTKLQQGKLILVSHNMKDIEQYCDVVVLVNRGATTLYRDVKEGIAAYQEGLSSPAGPRTGATA, encoded by the coding sequence TATGTCTTCCGCAACCTCAACTTCACCTTCCCAGGCGGCACCAGCGTCGGTTTGATCGGCCCCAACGGTGCCGGCAAGTCGACCTTGATGCGACTGCTCGGTGGCATTGACGCCCCTGATTCAGGGGACGTGCACACCGACGAGAGCATCTCCTGGCCGGTGGGCCTCGGCGGCGCGTTTCAGGGCTCATTGACGGGTCGGGACAACGCCAAATTTGTCTGCCGCATCTACGGTGCGACCGGCGAAGCGATGCGTGAGAAGCTGCGCTTCGTCCAGAGCTTCGCCGAGATCGGCGAGTACTTCGACCTGCCGGTGAAGTCCTATTCATCCGGCATGCGCTCGAGGCTCGCCTTCGGGCTCAGCATGGCCTTCGACTTCGACTACTACCTGATTGACGAAGTGATGGCTGTCGGTGATGCTCAGTTCAAGAAAAAGAGCCAGGACGTCTTCCGGACAAAACTGCAGCAAGGGAAGCTCATCCTGGTGTCTCACAACATGAAGGACATTGAGCAGTACTGCGATGTCGTCGTGCTGGTGAATCGTGGTGCCACCACGCTGTACCGGGACGTCAAGGAAGGCATTGCCGCCTACCAGGAAGGGCTGTCCTCACCGGCTGGGCCGCGCACGGGAGCGACCGCATGA
- a CDS encoding capsular biosynthesis protein translates to MTSVRALTPRRLKIALILVPMVLALVYYLFLAADRYVSESIVTVRRANQDAVNIPGAALLLAGVNPPAREDTLYLREYIHSLALLKRLDERFKLRKHFEAERMDPFYRLYPGASQEWFLAYYRARVEVLFDDVSSLLTVRVQGFEPQLAEALNRAILEESEKFVNAFSQRMAREQMAFAEEELKRAEQRLQGAKSQVLAFQAKNRQLDPMAQAQASGALVAELQAGLARQEAELRNLRSFLNEDSFQVQAVRHQVEALRKQLDEERLRATASSDDARLTDQAARFRDLTLQAGFAEDAYKLALSAVENARIDATRKLKSLVVIEPPARPEIAAYPRRAYNLVTLFIVCCLIYGVSRLVVATIQDHQD, encoded by the coding sequence ATGACCTCGGTGCGTGCCCTGACGCCGCGGCGCCTGAAGATCGCACTGATCCTCGTGCCGATGGTGCTGGCGCTCGTGTACTACCTCTTCCTGGCGGCTGACCGGTACGTCAGCGAGTCGATCGTCACGGTCCGGCGGGCCAACCAGGATGCCGTCAACATACCGGGGGCGGCCCTGCTGCTGGCAGGCGTCAACCCGCCGGCCCGCGAAGACACGCTGTATCTGCGCGAGTACATCCATTCGCTGGCGCTGCTGAAGCGTCTGGACGAGCGCTTCAAGCTGCGCAAGCACTTCGAAGCCGAGCGGATGGATCCCTTCTATCGCTTGTACCCCGGCGCCAGCCAGGAGTGGTTTCTGGCGTACTACCGCGCCCGGGTGGAGGTGCTGTTCGACGACGTCTCTTCGCTGTTGACCGTGCGCGTACAGGGCTTCGAACCGCAACTTGCAGAAGCGTTGAACCGGGCCATCCTGGAAGAGAGCGAGAAGTTCGTCAACGCCTTCTCGCAACGCATGGCGCGTGAGCAGATGGCTTTCGCCGAAGAGGAGTTGAAGCGTGCCGAGCAGCGGCTGCAGGGAGCCAAGAGCCAAGTGCTGGCCTTCCAGGCCAAGAACCGGCAGCTCGATCCGATGGCGCAGGCGCAGGCCAGTGGCGCCCTGGTGGCCGAATTGCAGGCCGGCCTGGCGCGTCAGGAAGCGGAACTGCGGAACCTGCGCAGCTTCCTGAATGAAGACTCGTTCCAGGTGCAGGCGGTGCGTCACCAGGTGGAAGCGTTGCGCAAGCAGCTCGACGAGGAGCGGCTGCGCGCCACCGCGAGCAGCGACGACGCTCGACTCACCGACCAGGCTGCTCGTTTCCGGGATCTCACGTTGCAGGCGGGCTTCGCGGAGGACGCCTACAAGCTGGCCTTGTCGGCGGTGGAGAACGCCCGCATCGACGCGACACGCAAGCTCAAGAGCCTGGTGGTGATCGAGCCACCGGCACGGCCCGAGATTGCCGCGTATCCGAGGCGTGCCTACAACCTGGTGACGCTGTTCATCGTGTGCTGCCTGATCTACGGCGTGAGCCGGCTTGTCGTCGCCACCATCCAGGACCACCAGGATTGA